A window of Salvelinus alpinus chromosome 31, SLU_Salpinus.1, whole genome shotgun sequence contains these coding sequences:
- the LOC139561921 gene encoding insulin receptor substrate 2-B-like has protein sequence MANFTNYQESKAAMLLVETQQRGIGTKPAAANDGDTSVGEPPSLLLNIGGVGASGARFHQHLPPSSHHHYPQSSLPKGQQHPLSHHYQAATEHHLSVENITESPVRKASSSSLNLVQQDPAASHHALAASVNAASAAIQLAANANVSVATSEGVVDDIQKCGYLRKQKHGHKRFFVLRAASHLGLSRLEYYDSEKKFRNSLRSAAAAAANGTVAPSPPKRVIYLYQCFTVNKRADSKNKHLIALYTKDEYFAIVAENEQEQDDWYVALSELMSEGKKGHLDSDELDDGYGTVTPGTVFKEVWQVNVKPKGLGQTKNLTGVYRLCLSTKTIHLVKLNSETPCVNLQLMNIRRCGHSESFFFMEVGRSSSIGPGEIWMQVDDSVVAQNMHETILETMKALKAFAEIRPRSKSQSSGSNPIAFITTRRHLGNLPPSQTGLQRRSRTESVVGTPPSSKSSGASGYRFRTSSEGEGTMNRPFRSVTGSLIHLNTARIHLGRQEGGVGAGNTGSTGVVGRYARALPGSTYHARSASLPVSHFPSTTSPVSVSSSSGHGSVSDTLTRPSSASICGSPSDGGFNSSDEYGSSPGDFRYFRVRSNTPDSLGNTPPIREENCMSDYMAMGWHREVFGAASGGGSSSGSAETPNRDESTSTDDDRSLRTRTHSFTRPGGQGGVAGSSSGVTMYQKMTQTTFSLDESVSVGEALSLGRTDSITQPSSSSSSLRSDYSSCSEHSQGRPPPSLAKEDSGYMPMLCGVAASPCDAPDYMPMQPSSPSLHHLQPSHSPQAPRSAQQPTDPRGYMMMLPGGRSFSSPVQASPSPHSSSSNMGLGGGSVSSSGSLVERPENGEYMDMSYSSSGGGGGDAAGGRKFSNEGGYYALSNPEGRDPKSYSYSPYFSLPRSYKAPAAREREQREREQREREQREREQRAHDEYVPMSSPAKPVYSQVATGNVAERGVTTRGIGSGGSDTPHILPHAYPPPPYGVHHQAANGDRRTTPVRPNRLPLGRRSFHGSLRVSEPDAAEVLSSPGEYINIEFGGRYGPPTSCPLSAQDGSPSVGSAEQRRSPPHPQNQDYMSVEVGVGGGGGGDDGGRLAKNKSPRPSLVAPWNPPSYIRPLAAGASVSGAPGSSGARWRTGTDDYTDMTFNLSRGEESRGLRSSPTAMLQHLCLMESCYPPTLTPTSASPPSSSPQPEPIKVVRADPQGRRRHSSETFSSSSTSGGGGATSSSTNPSAGSANPSALNVAHLAESSKWTGSGSFDSVWMCVEGIGGDSAGLPARPGPSDLGMASASSVCPPGGRMCRNMSVGYQNGLNYIALELREDRDSNPLPVPQQQQGGTGHGTGATPNAPHASNLTVPVAEDSGAYGSIDFIKSDGMTATSKD, from the coding sequence ATGGCAAATTTCACGAATTACCAAGAAAGCAAAGCCGCTATGTTGTTAGTGGAGACGCAACAGAGGGGCATCGGGACGAAGCCAGCGGCAGCCAATGATGGAGACACCTCGGTAGGGGAACCCCCTTCCCTGTTATTGAATATCGGTGGCGTCGGGGCCAGCGGAGCTCGTTTCCATCAGCACTTGCCGCCCTCCAGCCACCATCACTACCCCCAGAGCTCGCTGCCCAAAGGACAACAACACCCGCTGTCGCACCACTACCAGGCGGCGACGGAGCATCATCTCTCTGTTGAAAACATCACGGAGTCCCCGGTAAGGAAAGCCTCGTCATCGTCTTTGAACCTGGTACAGCAGGACCCCGCTGCTAGCCACCACGCACTCGCTGCGTCGGTAAACGCGGCTTCGGCCGCGATACAACTAGCCGCGAATGCTAATGTTAGCGTGGCTACCTCAGAAGGTGTAGTGGACGACATTCAGAAGTGTGGCTATCTGCGGAAACAGAAACACGGCCACAAGAGGTTTTTCGTGCTGAGGGCGGCCAGCCACCTAGGCCTCAGTCGGTTGGAGTACTATGACAGCGAGAAAAAATTCCGTAATAGCCTGCGGTCTGCTGCTGCGGCAGCTGCAAACGGTACGGTCGCCCCTTCTCCCCCGAAAAGGGTGATCTATCTGTATCAGTGCTTCACTGTCAACAAAAGAGCAGATTCCAAAAACAAACACCTCATAGCCCTCTACACTAAGGATGAATACTTTGCTATTGTAGCTGAGAACGAGCAGGAACAAGATGACTGGTACGTAGCCCTGAGTGAACTGATGAGTGAGGGGAAAAAGGGGCATCTAGACTCGGACGAGTTGGATGACGGCTACGGTACCGTCACACCAGGTACGGTTTTCAAAGAGGTGTGGCAGGTGAACGTGAAACCCAAAGGACTGGGTCAGACCAAGAACCtcacaggtgtgtatcgtttatGCCTCTCTACTAAAACTATCCACCTGGTCAAACTAAACTCTGAGACGCCATGTGTCAACCTTCAGCTGATGAACATCAGACGCTGTGGACACTCAGAAAGCTTCTTCTTCATGGAGGTGGGTCGGTCGTCCTCTATAGGCCCTGGGGAGATATGGATGCAGGTAGATGACTCTGTAGTGGCCCAGAACATGCACGAGACCATCCTGGAGACCATGAAGGCTCTGAAGGCCTTCGCTGAGATCCGCCCCAGGAGCAAGAGCCAATCTTCTGGTTCCAACCCCATCGCTTTTATCACCACCCGCCGTCACCTAGGTAACCTGCCTCCGAGCCAGACAGGTCTCCAGCGCCGCTCCAGGACCGAGTCGGTGGTTGGGACGCCGCCGTCGAGTAAGAGCTCTGGCGCCAGCGGCTATCGCTTCCGAACATCGAGCGAAGGTGAGGGGACGATGAACCGGCCATTCCGATCCGTTACCGGCAGCCTGATCCACCTGAACACTGCCCGGATACACCTGGGGCGCCAGGAGGGCGGGGTAGGGGCAGGGAATACCGGGAGCACCGGGGTAGTAGGGCGCTACGCCAGGGCACTACCAGGGTCCACCTACCACGCCCGCTCCGCATCGCTCCCCGTCTCCCACtttccctccaccacctcccccgTCAGCGTGTCCAGCAGCAGCGGGCACGGCTCGGTCTCCGATACCCTTACCCGGCCCTCCTCAGCGTCCATCTGCGGTTCCCCCTCCGACGGAGGCTTCAACTCCTCAGACGAGTACGGCTCCAGCCCTGGGGACTTCCGCTACTTCAGGGTCCGGAGCAACACTCCTGATTCCCTTGGCAACACCCCACCAATCAGAGAAGAGAACTGCATGAGCGACTACATGGCCATGGGCTGGCACCGTGAGGTGTTCGGAGCCGCCAGCGGTGGAGGGAGTAGCTCTGGCAGCGCGGAGACCCCCAACCGGGACGAGAGCACGTCGACGGATGACGACAGGTCCCTGAGGACACGGACCCACTCGTTCACGCGGCCCGGGGGTCAGGGGGGTGTTGCCGGCAGCAGCAGTGGCGTGACGATGTACCAGAAGATGACTCAGACCACCTTCTCGCTGGACGAGTCGGTGTCCGTGGGAGAGGCCCTGTCTCTCGGCCGCACCGACAGCATCAcccagccttcctcctcttcttcttccctccGCTCTGACTACAGCTCCTGCTCCGAGCACAGCCAGGGCCGACCCCCTCCTTCTTTGGCCAAGGAGGACAGCGGCTACATGCCCATGTTGTGTGGGGTGGCAGCCTCACCCTGTGATGCACCGGACTACATGCCTATGCAACCCAGCTCCCCCTCTCTTCACCATCTCCAGCCCTCCCACTCTCCCCAGGCCCCCCGCTCAGCCCAACAGCCCACAGACCCCCGTGGCTACATGATGATGCTACCAGGGGGGCGGAGCTTCTCTTCCCCAGTCCAGGCCTCCCCCAGCCCCCACAGCAGTAGCAGTAACATGGGTCTGGGTGGAGGTAGTGTCAGTAGTTCTGGTAGTTTAGTGGAGCGGCCCGAGAATGGAGAGTACATGGACATGTCGTACAGCAGTagcggaggaggtggaggggacgCGGCAGGGGGACGGAAGTTCTCCAACGAGGGGGGATACTACGCACTGAGCAACCCTGAAGGGAGAGACCCCAAATCATACAGCTACAGCCCCTACTTCTCCCTGCCTCGCTCCTACAAGGCCCCCGCTGCGagggagagggaacagagggagagggaacagagggagagggaacagagggagagggaacagagagcgCATGATGAGTATGTACCCATGAGCTCCCCGGCGAAACCAGTCTACTCCCAGGTTGCTACCGGCAACGTCGCCGAGAGGGGCGTGACGACGAGGGGTATTGGTAGTGGGGGGTCAGACACCCCTCACATCCTCCCTCACGCCTACCCGCCCCCTCCCTACGGGGTGCACCACCAAGCGGCTAACGGTGACCGTCGGACGACCCCGGTCCGGCCCAACCGCCTCCCCCTAGGGCGCCGCAGCTTCCACGGGTCACTGAGGGTCAGCGAGCCAGACGCCGCCGAGGTACTCTCCAGCCCTGGAGAGTACATCAACATCGAGTTTGGGGGCCGGTACGGACCCCCAACGTCCTGCCCCCTCTCTGCCCAGGATGGCTCACCGTCGGTGGGCTCTGCTGAGCAGCGCCGCTCCCCTCCCCATCCTCAGAACCAGGACTATATGAGTGTAGAGGTgggggttggaggtggaggtgggggtgatGATGGAGGACGCCTGGCTAAGAACAAGTCTCCCAGACCCTCACTGGTGGCTCCCTGGAACCCACCCAGCTACATCCGACCTCTTGCCGCTGGAGCCTCCGTAAGTGGGGCCCCTGGTTCTTCTGGAGCTCGATGGCGGACGGGGACAGATGACTACACAGATATGACCTTTAACCTCAGCAGGGGTGAGGAGTCGCGGGGGTTACGGAGTAGTCCCACGGCCATGCTGCAGCACCTGTGTTTGATGGAGAGCTGCTACCCCCCCACCTTAACCCCCACCTctgcctcccctccctcctccagccCCCAGCCTGAGCCCATCAAGGTGGTACGCGCGGACCCCCAGGGGCGACGCCGACACAGCTCCGAAACGTTTTCCTCATCCTCCACCTCCGGAGGAGGCGGAGCCACAAGCTCCAGCACCAACCCCTCCGCGGGCTCAGCCAACCCCTCGGCCCTCAACGTAGCTCATCTGGCCGAGAGCTCCAAGTGGACCGGCTCTGGCTCCTTTGacagtgtgtggatgtgtgttgaGGGGATAGGGGGGGACTCGGCCGGTCTCCCTGCCCGTCCAGGGCCTTCTGATCTGGGCATGGCCTCAGCCTCATCTGTGTGTCCTCCTGGGGGTCGGATGTGCAGGAACATGTCTGTGGGGTATCAGAACGGACTCAACTACATCGCCCTGGAGCTGAGAGAGGACCGGGACTCTAACCCTCTACCCGTACCCCAGCAGCAGCAGGGAGGCACCGGGCATGGTACCGGGGCGACCCCCAACGCCCCCCACGCCAGTAACCTGACTGTGCCAGTAGCGGAGGACAGCGGAGCCTATGGCAGTATAGACTTCATCAAGTCAGACGGGATGACTGCCACGTCCAAGG